The genomic stretch CCGGCAATTCGAGAGGGCTTCTCAGGAATCACACTGGCATATAATGTGGACAGTAAAGCAAAGGTGGAGGAAGTGATTGAACTGGCAAGAAAAGCAGGCGGTAAGATTGTAAAAGAACCTCAGGAGGTTTTTTGGGGTGGCTATCATGCATACTTTGCAGACCCGGACGGATATTATTGGGAGGTTGCCTATGGACCCGACTTTCAATATGATGAGCATGAGATGCTGATTTTATAAGTATAAATGGTTAGAAAATAAGAACAAAAAGATTAGAACAGTACACAAAAGTATTACAGGCTTAATATCTGACTATCATAATCACTCTTTGATAGCATAGGGTAATGCAAGTATATAAAGGCTGTTTCCTGGAGGGAAGAAAACAAAGAATCTGAAATTGGTTTTCTCCTTCCTTGAAACAGCCTTTTATATGGAATTTATTGCAAGGATCGTAGAGAGAATAAGTAGTTATTAAACGGCATTATTCTACGGATTTCAAGGACTCAGCCATATTAATACGGTCAATTTTCCGAACAAGTATAAGGTTAACGAATAAGGTTAACCCCATAGTTACCAGGAAGGCATACAGATAACTCACGGGTAAGATCTGCACATTAAAGGACACAGCCTCAATCTTAATCTGATCCATTACGAAGCGATGGAGCAGGATGCCTGCCGGAAGTCCAAACAAGGTGCTGATAAGAGTGATGACGATATTTTCCCGAAAGACATAGCTGTAGGTTTCTTTTGGATAAAAGCCCAGAACTTTAATGGTTGCAATTTCACGGTTCCGCTCTGTTATATTGATATTACTCAGGTTATACATGACTACGAAGGAAAGGGCACAGGCACAGGCAATTACCAGCCACACAATGTAATTCAGACTGTTCATCATATTTGTAACCTGGTTTCTGGTATCGGCAGTAATCACGATGCCTGAGGCACCATAATCTTTCATGAGTCTGGCAGATATGGTGTAAATATCCTTGGAATCTGTAGTGGCATAAGCTGTCTTATAAGCTGGTTTTTTTCCAAAGACCTGCTCATGTGTGGCCCCGCTCATGAACATATAGTTAAAGGCATAGTTCTTAAAGATACCTCCAATTACAACCGTATAGGCTTCTGTGTTATTAAGGTTGATGGTCATGGAATCACCAATCTTAAGATTTTCGGTTTCTGCCAGGCGGTCATTAATGGCTACATAACCTTCCTTCGGAAAAGGAACAGCCTTTCCGTTAAGGTGCAGCCCGATCACCTTTGTAATATCCGGGTCATCGCTTGCTATGACATTTATCTTCTGATTACCGCCTTTGCCTGTGACTTCATAGGTATCTGAAGATAGAAAGACACATTCGGACAAGAGAGCGGAGGTATTCTCCTGAAAGTCTGCCATGTCCTCTTCTGTCTGTGCCTCTGAAAAGGCTATGGTATAATCATAGAGCATAATGGTATCAAACTGATCGTCCGCTATATTGCTGACAGAATCATTTAAACCTAAACCTGCCAGCAGCAGTGCGGTACAGCCGCCAGTCCCAAGTATCATCATAAACAGGCGTTTCTTATAACGTAAGATGTTGCGGATGGATACCTTATGGAGGAAGCTGATAGCCTTCCATAATACAGGAATCCGTTCCAGAAAGATTCGTTTTCCAACCTTGGGAGACTTGGGTCTCATTAATTCTGCCGGCATCTGTGACAGCTCTGTCCTGCAGGCAGCATAGGTTGCGCCAACGGAACAAAGAAGGGAAACAAATAAGGTCAGCAGTGCTAAACTGCCACTGAAGATATATTTAATCTCCGCGAAATCATATAGCATTTTATAAGCCTGCCAGATGGCATAAGGAAATAATCTGGTGCCTGTAAAATAGCCAAGAATACAACCAAGCACTGCAGCGCTTCCGGAATAGGTAACATATTTTAAAGCGATGGAACGATTGGTATAGCCCAAGGCTTTCAGTGTTCCTATCTGGGTACGCTGTTCATCCACCATTCTGGTCATGGTGGTGCTGCATACCAGAGCTGCTACAAGAAAGAAAAAGATGGGGAAAATCTTTGCGATGCCTTCAACAACGGAGGAGTCATTCTCAAAACTTGCATACCCGATATTTTTTGTTCTGTCCAATACATAGGTGGCGGGCTTATCCAGCGAGGCCAGCTCCTCTTTTGCAGCGTTTATTTTATCCAGGGCTTCCTTGAGTTTTTCCTCACTTTCCGTCAGAGTATTTTCCGTATCTTCTTTGGCTTCCTGATATTTTTCAAGTCCCTCCCGATATTCTTTTTTTGCTTTGGTAAGAGCGGATTTTCCATCTGTTATCTGCTCTTTGAAGGTCTCAAGGGTTAGTTTTGCCGCATCCAACTGTGCTTTGGCTGAGGTAAGCTGCTTCATAGCTGTTTTAAATTCCTTTTCTGCGGCCTTTCCTGCGGCATCCAGTGTGCTTTGAGCGGCATCCAGCTCTTTCAGGGAATTCGTTAAGGTCTGATACTGGGTAATTACACCGGAAGCTTCTATTTGCTCCAGTCCGGCTGAGACCTGTTTTAGCTGTGCGGTATAGGTCTGGTATTCGGTGCTGTCAGGATCTGAAAGCTGTGAGAGAGCGGCTTTTAAGCTACTTTCTGATGCTTTTAAGGTATCGTATTGGCCGGGGACACCGCTTTTTTCAATCTCTTCTATACCATTAGTTACTTTTGAACGGCTGGTGGTAATTTCCTGCTGCTTATCTTCCAGTTCTTTTAAAGAATCGGATTTTTTGGTATCATACTCTTTCTTAGAGATGTTATAATCAGAGAGAGCGGAGTTATATTCCTTTTCTTTTTCTGCTAAGGAGGCCTCGCTGTCTTCCAGTTTCTTTTCATTAGCGGTTATCTCGGTTTTGGCTTTCTCTAACTTCTTTTTGGAAGCACTTAATTTATTTTCTGCTTCTTTCTTTCCGTCCAGGTATTCTGCATAAGAGGAATCGTATTCCCTTTGGGCATCTGCGATAGACTCCCTGGCTTCCTTTGTAATATTACCGTAACGCAGATCTGCACGGTCTTTGACAGCAGTCTTTAAGGGCTGTTCCATAGCGGATACAGCAGCCTCATATTCTTTACTGAAGATCTGGCCTTGATTATCAAGAAGGGTAACAAAGATCTCACTATAATAATCAACCTGAAAGCCGCCTTCCGGAAGGTAGAGAAAGGCATTAATGGAACCACCGGCAAGCTTAGTGGTGCCCCGGTCACTGCGATACATATAGTTTACGGAATTGCATAAGCCGACAATGGTATAATTCTGATAGGCAAAGCTGTCCCGCACCTCTTCTTCGTTTTTGTCAGATATATTAATTGTTTTTCCGAGATCTTCTTCGGTAAAATAACCGGCATCCGCAATACACTCATTATCAGCCTCAGGGAGTCTGCCTTTTAACAGCTTTATTTGATTCAGATTGTCTGTAATGGAGTGAGCTTTAAAGATTACATCCTCCGTATCATGAAAAGCTGTGATAAAATCCGCATTAATTGCACCCTGGGCTGTGCTTACACCTTCAAGACCGCTGATGTACTCTACATCTTTTGCGGTAAAACCCAAAGTGGAGAGTAACCGGTAATCATACATTTTGGTGGCTTTGATAAAAGCATCACCTGTCTGCAGCATTGCCTGCTTGGTTATCTTAAGGCCGGAGAAGAATCCCACGCCTAGAGCTACAATGACAAGAAGCGCAAGATAACGGCCCAGGGTATGCCGTATTTCCCGGCGGTTGTTTTTGTTCCACGCAGAATTTCTTATTACCATTCAATCTCCTCCACCGGTATAACCTTCTCATTTTTTCGCACCGAAGAGACGGTTCCGTTTTTTACATGGATTACCCGGTCAGCCATTGCCGTCAGTGCTGAATTATGGGTGATGATGATAACCGTCATCCCGCTTTTCCGGCTCTGATCCTGTAGTAATTTTAGTATTTGCTTACCGGTATTGTAATCAAGAGCTCCGGTAGGTTCGTCACATAATAATAATTTTGGATTCTTAGCCAGTGCCCGGGCTATGGAAACACGCTGCTGTTCACCGCCTGATAACTGGGAGGGGAAATTATAGAGCCGTTCTGAAAGGCCTACATTTCCTAGGATCTCCGCCGCCGGAATCGGATCTTTTATCATCTGAGATGCAATCTCAACATTTTCAAGAGCCGTCAGGTTTGGTATGAGATTATAGAACTGGAATACAAAACCAATATCTTCTCTGCGGTAACCTACAAGGCTTTTTTTATTCAGGGCTGATATCTCTGTATTGCCAAGATACACCTTGCCGGTAGTCAGAGTATCCATTCCGCCTAAAATATTTAAGAGTGTGGTCTTGCCAGCACCTGACTGCCCTACAATTACACAGATCTCACCCTTGTCTACTTCAAAAGTGGTATCATGCAGAGCGTTAACATTAACATCACCTGAATGATAGGTCTTACCGACATTTTCAAATCGTACAAAAGAATTCATGCTACCTCCTAAGCTGGGTTAATTACAAGCTCACAGTAAAATCAAAGGAATGATATAGTATCCTGTATAACTTGACAAGTGTTGAAAAATAAACTAGAATTCAGCATAATATAATAAGCGCAGGAAATCAATAAACAGAATAAGACAGGATGTGTATTTTTCAACACAAATGCAGAATCTATTCAAATTATGAGGTAAAACTTCTATGAATAAAAGTGGTGATAACAATCGTAGTGTCCGCAATACCAAGAAAAAATTATTAAACGGGCTGTTAAGCCTTATGCGTCAGAAGGCAATTTCTAACATAACGGTTCGTGAGCTGACAGAGCTTGTGGATGTCAACCGGGGAACCTTTTATTTTCATTATACAGATATTTACGATATGATCAGTCAGGTACAGGAAGACTTCTTTCAGAAGTTCAATGAAATTATCGATCAGATGATGAATCATCCGCCGGCAAAGGGAGAACCCCCGAAGGTGCTGGTAAGGATTTATTCCATCTGTGCGGAAAACAAAGAGTTCTGTGAAATTATGCTGGGGCCAAATGGAGATGCTGCTTTTGTGGACCGTATCAAAAATATTGTTGATGAGAGAATCTCTGATTTATGGAAAAGCGTCGGTGCCCATATGACAGAAGAGGAATATGACTATTTTAATGCCTTTATCATCAATGGTTATATCGGCTTTCTTCAAAAGTGGCTGAAAACTGACTGTAAGCAATCGCCGGAGGAAATGGCTGCATTTGCGGCCAACGTGATTATCCCGACGATAAAGAGCTCTATTGAATTAAATGGCCTAATGAAGACTTATAATCATTTAAATTGAGCGACATATGGTAGGAGTGTCTGTATAAATTGAATATACGAAAAGTATCCCTTGCGGCAATATCTTACTATTAGGTAGACTCTTAAGTAGCTTGCTAAAGTGTAAGGAAGCAACCTCGAAATATAGAAAGAGAATGGCATGGGAGAGAGCCAATGGGAGAAGCAGATAAGAGAAATAAGCTGGATGAAATTCCATTTACCTTTGAGGTATCTAAGGATAAGAAGGTTTTTATATTCTGGTATGGTAAAAGGGTTACTATACTGAAAGAAAAAGACAGCAACAGATTCCTGGAACGAATCCGTAATGCGAATCAGAAGGAAGCGCAGCTGATAATGGCAAAAGTAACAGGTAATTTTAAGCGAGGAAATGAAAAAAACAAATAATTGTTATGGAGGGTCTGAAGGGCTTCCTAGGATTACTGTACTGTTATAAACAGCATGTCTGTTTATGCACCGCAGGTGGCAATGAGAGTAATACATGAATAATGAGTGTGTCATTATCCCGTATTATCCTTAAGGTTACTGTAACGGTTCATAAATAAGGGCATGCTTTTTTATTTGGAGGATACACTGCTTTATCGTGTAATTTCAGAAGGAGTAACAGCATATTTGTTTGATGGGAAAAGCAGGAAGGGAGTGAAAGTTCATTTGACAGATTTGGTAAATATAGTTTATTATTCAAAACAGAACTTATGTTTTGGTGGAATGGCAGAGGGCAGATACGATTGAGCAAAAAGGCAATAGGCGGAGAGGGAAGCTTACGTCTTGAAGGAAAAAATATAAAATGTTTCAAACATATTTCAAATGTAAAAAGTTATATCTGTGAAAGTATTTACTAGGGGGTGGAGATTTGTTAAGCAGTGAGGAGATGGATAATCTTATGGTACGGATTTCCAAAAGGGAAATGGCAGCACTTGAGGAATTTTATGAAGTCATGAGTAAAGCCGTATACGGATTAGCCTATGTCATTACAAAATCACCTTATGATGCAGAGGATATAATGCAGAATACCTTTATCAGAGTCTGGGATAAGGCACATCGTTACCGCAGCGGAACGAATGCGAAAGCCTGGGTAATGAAGATAGCCAGAAACCTTGCTCTTACAAAAAGAGAGGAAGGCAAGAGATTTGTAGAACTGGATGAAGAGCTGCCATCAGAGGATATGTACCGAAAGATGCTGCAGTTCCAGGAATTAAATTCTTTGCTGTCTATACTAAAAAAAGAGGAGAAGGAGATAGTGGTTCTCTATTCTGTTGGTTTTTCTCATAAGGAGATTGCTGAGATTCTAAAGAGACCTTATGCAACGGTTCGATGGAAGTACAGCAACGCAATCAGTAAACTGTCTCAAAAGGAGCAAAGCTTTGAATATGCAAAAAGCATATGCAGAAAGGGAGAGTAATTATGAAAGAACCTGAAATACTTTCACAAATAGATAATATCCTGGAGGAGGTAACTCCAAGAAATATAACTGCCCTGAAGGAGAAGCTGAAAACGGGGAAACACAAACAGAAAAAGAAGTTAAGGTTAAGTTTTGCAGCTGCCTGCCTCGTGCTGCTTTTAATTAGCGGAGCTACTGTTACGGCCAATCAGCTTACGGGGACGAACTTCTTTTACCAGTTTTATCTGGACAGAAGAAGAGAAATCCCCAGGAGTCAGGTATATTTAGGGCCAGAGCAGTATAAAGAAATTTCCTCCCGCAGTGTTGGAAAGACAGCAGATTCGGATGAGCTGAAGATTGAGGTAATGGGAGCTGTAGCAACGGGTAATGTTGCTTCTGTTATGTTGCGATTTACCGTAAAAAATGCAGAGAATGTATTGAAGGAGAAAGGTATCTACACGGAAGGAAGATTTGGCTTTCAAGACGAAAGTGGAGGCACTTTATTCCAGGAGGCCCAAGGTGGCAGTATTGGCTATCAATATCTTCCTCTGAAAGGAAATAGTGGGGAGTTACAGTTTGAGATTATCTATACCGTTATAGGAAAGGAGAAAATTGCTGGAAAGCAACATAGCATAGAACTGGCGGGGCTTCAGTATTATACCCAGGAAAAAATAAAAGGTGTCTATAAGAAAAAGTGGAAAATAGACATAGATTTTGACAAAGAGGTGGATTATACCAGGACAATCCTTTTAAATCAGGAAGTTTTACTGGGAAAAAAATATGTGACACTGACTAAGATAGAATTAACACCTTACTCCTGCATCTTTTCCTTTGAGAAAAGAACCACAAAAGCATCGGATCTTGACATTGTAATGGAGGAGCTTGAGAAAAAGAGTGATAAAGCTGTTATATATTTTCCGGAAGCCAGTATAGATAAAAAAGCTTTTTCCTATTCTGTAGGAGGAGGCAGGGCAGATGATTTCGGTAATTTAGAGCCTGATGTAATCTATTGCAAAGCCTCTCTCTTTTTTAAAGAACCTATTATGGTCGATAACGTGAAGAACATTAAATTTAATGGGAAGCGATATTATTTGAAGTAAAGGAACTTATATTGTAATTTGAAAGTCCTATATTCCAATAGCAAGGAAAATACATTATAATACCCCTTGGAGAATGGAATCCATATCAATAAAATACAAAGGAGTTTGCATAATGTATAATCACCATAAGATTGCGATTGAAACTATAACAAATAAATTAAAACAACGAAAAGAGGTATTAGGTATAATTATTGGAGGATCTGTGGCTCATGGCTTTGCCGGAGAGAATTCCGACATCGATCTAATGCTTGTACTGTCTGAAGAGGACTATAAGAAAGCCCTGGAGGAGGAGAACTTTAATTATTATGAAACCGAAGCGACACCTTATGAAGGCGGTTACGTTGATGGAAAGTGCACCTCTGTGGAGTTTATAAAGAAAACGGCTGCTATGGGCAGTGAACCTGCAAAGTTTGCTTTTAAAGATGCTTTCGTATCCTACTCAGAGATAGAGGGGCTGGAACAGCTTGTAGCAGAAGCCTCAAGGTATCCGGTGGAAAGAAAATTAGAAAACATGGAGAAATTCTATGCACAGTTTGAAGCCTGGAGATGGTATTTCTACGAAGGAGTGAAAAGAAACAACGAATATCTGATTACAACAGCAATATCCAATTATGTATTGTTTGCCGGAAGATTAGTACTGACCTACAATGAGACACTGTATCCTTACCATAAATGGTTTTTCAGAGTACTTGAAGGTGTGGAGAGGAAACCTGAGAACCTCCTAGAGTATATGAATAAGGCAATTACTGAGAAGTCAAAAGAGGCTGTGGAACAGTTGTTTCAATGTATTGTAAATTTTCATACCTGGACCTCTACTACAAAGGAATGGCCCGTCAGATTTATGCAGGACAGTGAGCTTAACTGGTTGACAGGGAATGTACCGGTAGCAGATATATAAATTGTCAAGCCAACCTTTAGCCATAGCAAGTATACATTATTTGTACAAAAAATGAAAAGCGGACAGATAC from Anaerocolumna sp. AGMB13020 encodes the following:
- a CDS encoding VOC family protein, with product MNRINIICLGVKDMEASVKFYRDGLGFATEVTENNPPIVFFNSYGTKLELFPIQELAKDIDEINPPAIREGFSGITLAYNVDSKAKVEEVIELARKAGGKIVKEPQEVFWGGYHAYFADPDGYYWEVAYGPDFQYDEHEMLIL
- a CDS encoding ABC transporter permease, which produces MVIRNSAWNKNNRREIRHTLGRYLALLVIVALGVGFFSGLKITKQAMLQTGDAFIKATKMYDYRLLSTLGFTAKDVEYISGLEGVSTAQGAINADFITAFHDTEDVIFKAHSITDNLNQIKLLKGRLPEADNECIADAGYFTEEDLGKTINISDKNEEEVRDSFAYQNYTIVGLCNSVNYMYRSDRGTTKLAGGSINAFLYLPEGGFQVDYYSEIFVTLLDNQGQIFSKEYEAAVSAMEQPLKTAVKDRADLRYGNITKEARESIADAQREYDSSYAEYLDGKKEAENKLSASKKKLEKAKTEITANEKKLEDSEASLAEKEKEYNSALSDYNISKKEYDTKKSDSLKELEDKQQEITTSRSKVTNGIEEIEKSGVPGQYDTLKASESSLKAALSQLSDPDSTEYQTYTAQLKQVSAGLEQIEASGVITQYQTLTNSLKELDAAQSTLDAAGKAAEKEFKTAMKQLTSAKAQLDAAKLTLETFKEQITDGKSALTKAKKEYREGLEKYQEAKEDTENTLTESEEKLKEALDKINAAKEELASLDKPATYVLDRTKNIGYASFENDSSVVEGIAKIFPIFFFLVAALVCSTTMTRMVDEQRTQIGTLKALGYTNRSIALKYVTYSGSAAVLGCILGYFTGTRLFPYAIWQAYKMLYDFAEIKYIFSGSLALLTLFVSLLCSVGATYAACRTELSQMPAELMRPKSPKVGKRIFLERIPVLWKAISFLHKVSIRNILRYKKRLFMMILGTGGCTALLLAGLGLNDSVSNIADDQFDTIMLYDYTIAFSEAQTEEDMADFQENTSALLSECVFLSSDTYEVTGKGGNQKINVIASDDPDITKVIGLHLNGKAVPFPKEGYVAINDRLAETENLKIGDSMTINLNNTEAYTVVIGGIFKNYAFNYMFMSGATHEQVFGKKPAYKTAYATTDSKDIYTISARLMKDYGASGIVITADTRNQVTNMMNSLNYIVWLVIACACALSFVVMYNLSNINITERNREIATIKVLGFYPKETYSYVFRENIVITLISTLFGLPAGILLHRFVMDQIKIEAVSFNVQILPVSYLYAFLVTMGLTLFVNLILVRKIDRINMAESLKSVE
- a CDS encoding ABC transporter ATP-binding protein, encoding MNSFVRFENVGKTYHSGDVNVNALHDTTFEVDKGEICVIVGQSGAGKTTLLNILGGMDTLTTGKVYLGNTEISALNKKSLVGYRREDIGFVFQFYNLIPNLTALENVEIASQMIKDPIPAAEILGNVGLSERLYNFPSQLSGGEQQRVSIARALAKNPKLLLCDEPTGALDYNTGKQILKLLQDQSRKSGMTVIIITHNSALTAMADRVIHVKNGTVSSVRKNEKVIPVEEIEW
- a CDS encoding TetR/AcrR family transcriptional regulator; this encodes MNKSGDNNRSVRNTKKKLLNGLLSLMRQKAISNITVRELTELVDVNRGTFYFHYTDIYDMISQVQEDFFQKFNEIIDQMMNHPPAKGEPPKVLVRIYSICAENKEFCEIMLGPNGDAAFVDRIKNIVDERISDLWKSVGAHMTEEEYDYFNAFIINGYIGFLQKWLKTDCKQSPEEMAAFAANVIIPTIKSSIELNGLMKTYNHLN
- a CDS encoding RNA polymerase sigma factor, which codes for MLSSEEMDNLMVRISKREMAALEEFYEVMSKAVYGLAYVITKSPYDAEDIMQNTFIRVWDKAHRYRSGTNAKAWVMKIARNLALTKREEGKRFVELDEELPSEDMYRKMLQFQELNSLLSILKKEEKEIVVLYSVGFSHKEIAEILKRPYATVRWKYSNAISKLSQKEQSFEYAKSICRKGE
- a CDS encoding nucleotidyltransferase domain-containing protein, whose protein sequence is MYNHHKIAIETITNKLKQRKEVLGIIIGGSVAHGFAGENSDIDLMLVLSEEDYKKALEEENFNYYETEATPYEGGYVDGKCTSVEFIKKTAAMGSEPAKFAFKDAFVSYSEIEGLEQLVAEASRYPVERKLENMEKFYAQFEAWRWYFYEGVKRNNEYLITTAISNYVLFAGRLVLTYNETLYPYHKWFFRVLEGVERKPENLLEYMNKAITEKSKEAVEQLFQCIVNFHTWTSTTKEWPVRFMQDSELNWLTGNVPVADI